The following nucleotide sequence is from Paenibacillus odorifer.
GCATCTTTCACAGCGAATCTATCAGGAAGTCTGCTCAATTTAGCCTAAAGTGTGGGGTTCCAGGTTCACTCGTAAACAAGATGAGTGAACACCATGAGGAACTGTTTACTTGGGTGAAGCCTATCGAGGGAGCCAAAGTGATCCTAGAACCAGAGGAGAACATTCTATTAGGAGGGAAGCAATTTCAAATTAAATTGGGTAACGGTCATGCGGAAGGGAGTATCGGCTTTCTTAACGAGTCAAGCAAATTATTCATAGGTGGTGACCTTCTGCTTGAGAAAATCACGCCTAATATTACGTATGATTACAGTACCAACACCAACCCCCTACAAGATTATTTTGATACCCTACAAATGCTGCGGACATTACAAATCCAAACTGTCCTTCCTGGGCACGGCAAAGTATTTGAGTTAGCTGAATCGTTCATCGATGGCGTAATTAAGCATCATCTTGAACGTCTTCAGGAGATCCGGTCCATATGGAGAAACTTAAACGCCGAAGAACTCACCCCTTACGAAATCAGCACCTATTTATTCCCTAAGGTAGTCGATCCTGCTTCCCTAAATTTTGCGCTTGGAGAAACGGTAGCGCATTTGCGGTACTTACAGAAGAGGAATGAGCTTAGCATTATAGAACGAGATGAATCGTTATATTGTGTTTTGAACGATGTTCTATGAGTAGCGGGCGCTTTTTTTGTTTTTGAAGCATGGCCATATAACAGGTTTGTTTTGATGTAGGCTTCTGCCGTAAATAATGAAAATTCAAAAGCCATGCGGGGAATCCCGCATGGCTTTGCAATATTTTTTATCCACTACATGCCTACAGCTGAGGAAACTGCGGCAAAGATTGCCGCCACCAGCCAAAGAATCGGAAACAGCTTGAGAATTACCTTTAACCATTGTCCAAAATTGATCCGGGCGATGGCCAAACCTGCCAGCAGCACACCGCCTGTTGGCGAAATGAGATTCGTTAATCCATTTCCAAATTGGTATGCGGTTACTACTGCTTCGCGGTTAACACCCACAAGATCGCCTAATGGTGCAAGCACAGGCATCGTCAAGGCCGCCTCTCCTGATGAAGAAGGAACCAAGAACGTAATAATATTATGCACGACCAGCATGATGGTGGTGAACAAGTAATTCGGCAAGCCCTCAAGCATAGTAGCCAGCCCATTCAAAATGGTATCGATAATCATCCCGTTCTCTGCAACGACGAGGATCCCCCGGGCCAAACCGATAATCACGGCAGCGTAGATAAATTCTCCGCAACCTTTAACAAAATTCTCGGCAATTTCCTTCTGACTCATCCGGGTGACAATCCCCGAAAAAATCCCAAGTGCAAAGAAAAGCGCTCCGATCTCGGTCATATACCAGCCTTTGCTCAGTATTCCCCAGACAATTAGCCCCAAGGTAAAGATGAAGCCTCCAATAATTAATTTATCCCGGTTCGAGAAACTTACATCTATCCCATCGTTCTCCTTGATGAAGTGTTGGCGGTTTAGAATATCATTTTGGAATACCGCTGATTTCTCCGGATTCTTCTTCACCCGCTGCGCATACCACATCGTAAAACCAATCGATATCGCAGTAAAAACAACCCATTCAATAAATCTGAGCCATAGCTGTGGATTTCCCTGCACCCCTGCTACGCCTTGCGCAATCAATACAGAGAAAGGATTAACGGTTGATCCGACATAGCCGATCTGTGTACCGAGAAATAGAATGAGAATCGCCGCCATGGAGTCAAAGCCCAAGGCAAACATTAACGGTATAAAAATGGCATAAAGCGGAATGATTTCTTCACTCATTCCAAAGGTTGAACCCCCCAGGCTGAAAATCACCATGGCTATCGGAATCAGTAATATCCCTTTACTTTTGAGTCTTCCGGCTAGAGCCATCAGTGCCCGGTCAATCGCCCCAGTCTGCAGAATAATTCCAAAAGCTCCCCCTACAATCAGGACGAAGGCGACGACATCAGCAGCATTGATGATTCCTTCTAACGGCGCACTGGCAATTTGGGCAAATCCTTGTCTCAAATCCCCTTGCTCACTGATTTTGGGAACGGTATGATAGGTTCCCGGGATGATGGCTGTTCTGGAGGAACCATCCACCAGCACTTCCTGACGGTCAAATTGGCCGCTCGGGACAATCCAGGTTAATCCGGCAATAGCCACGATAATCAGAAAAATCAATGTATAACTATGAGGAAGGGACCATTTTATTTTACGTTTAACCGTTTCCATTTCTACCCCTCGTTCCTGGCAGCATCATAGGTGATTTGACCGGCGGTAATTGTCAAAATCACACGTGCATCTCTAATCTCGGTTGCAGCTGTATCCAGAAGATTACGGTCAAATACAGCGATATCAGCAGCTTTTCCAACTTCCAAGGTTCCTGTACTTTCCATACCGCAATGTCTGGCCCCGTTAATCGTCCAGGCCTTTAGGACTTCTGATGCCGGCATCCCCTGCTCGGAATTCCAGCCTCCCGGAGGGGATCCATCAGGGAACAACCGAAAAGAAGCCGCATACAGCGAATCAGGAACACTGGTGAGGAAAAGCGGCAAATCTGTACCTATCGTAATCGGTACATTGGCCTCAAGCATGGACTTGTAATTATAAAACCGGCTTTCATTCTCTTTTCCGGCCACAGCAGCCATATAAGCATCCTCATAAGAAGAATTTAAGAGCAAGATCTGGGCATATACCTCGGCAAAAATCCCGTTCTCCCCCATCCTCTGAATGTCTTCGGGATGTGGATATTCTAAATCGCTGATTGAATGCCTAATCCGCTGTTCTCCCCGGTTACGATTGCAATCTTCGATCATGTCTACTGCCTTACGAATTGCTGCATCCCCCTCAGCCGTTAGACAGCATTTAATTCCATGGCTATCTGCTGCCCGAAATGCCTCTTCTAACCCTTCGTAGTCAACTGACTGCAAGTTTGTAACACCTGGCATATCCGCATAAGGCTCCAGCATATCTCCCGTATGATCAGCTACCACACCATCCAACATCAGCTTATATCCCTGAAACCGAAGAAATTCTCCTTGATAACGCTCTTTGTACTGCAAACCCGTGGAAATATCAAGCGGCTGCAATACAGGTTCAAGCGCAAAATGGACCCGCAACGGCAGCTCTCCCGTTGCTTCCAGCTCTTCAAGGACCGGCAACAAACCGCTATGCCTGTCAAAGCCTATATCTTTTATCGAAGTGACACCCCGTTTAGCAAGCATTCGGGCAAAGTCCAAAAACTCTTGTCTGACTAATTCCTGATCCTGCATCATGTCATGAAGGAGGAGGGCGCGTGATTCCGCGCTGCATTGGTCAGGGAGAAACTGATACTTATCCTGAGCAAACTTGTTCATCCAACAATAGCTTTTCGTCAGATTAATGGCGATTACAGCCCATTCAGTAAAAGCTTCGTCTAATAAGCTTTGCCCCGGAAGCTCGCCCCAACACTCTTCACTCCACCCGTAAGCGTATACATTTTGCTTTGAGGGTATTTTTTCTGCTTCTTGTTTAAGCAACTCTAAAGCCTCTTGAATTGTAGCGACATTCGTCAGATCCACTCCACGGTGCATGGACATGTAACCGGTAAAAAAAACATGGTTATCATGTATACCAGGCATAATGAACGCATCCTTCAGATGATGAACAAATGTTGCCGGTCCTATCCATTCCTCTGCTTCTGCCGGGATTCCAACCGCGACGATTCGCTCCCCTTGCAGGGCAATAAATGCCGGTGAAGCGCCATCTTCTATTCCTGTAAATACTGCATTAGACAACAGTACCCGATCTGCAAAACCATGTTTAACTGCTTCCATGATTTCAACGCCTTTCTGCCGATTAATAATACGACTTATAACGTTATATTGAAGCTTCTGCTTCCCGCTTACCGCAAGAAGCAGAATGAATTATAAAGTAAATTGATAACGGTCACCGATAATGTACTGCTTGCCTACATGAACCGGCTGACTGTCCTGATCATAAATAATAGTGTTCATATAGAACAAAGGATCACCAATGGGAATCTCCAGTAATTTTGCTTGCTGTTCATCAGCCAAGGTGATTTGCAACACCGTTTCTCCCGGCTGATTGGGATCAATATGATAACGTTTCCGCAGCAGCTCATATACCGATCCTTCAAGCTTTTCATCCATTAAGAAAGAAAAACGGTCATACGGATAATAGTTATTTTCCAGCATTAGGGGTCTTTCGCCAGCATATCTTTTACGTTGAATATATAACACCGGTTCACCCTGCTGTATTTGCAGCCGCTCCGCGGTTTCTTGATCGGCTTTAAGTTTAGTTCTCTCCGTAACGACGCTGTGTGATGAAACACCATTGGCTTTGCAGGCCGCCGTAAAACTGATGACATGCTCAATCTTGCGGCCGATCTTTTGTGCGTTGACAAAAGTGCCCTTGCCCTGGCGTTTCGTCAGATATCCCTCATTCACCAATTCCTCTATAGCTTTCCTAACAGTAATTCGGCTGACATTATATGTTTCACTAAGCTCAATTTCAGTAGGAATTTTATCTCCTGAACTAAAGGTACCGTTCGCAATGGCGGATTGGACCGCTTTTTTCAATTGAATATATAATGGCTCTGCCTGCTCTGAATTTAACATGATTTACCCTCACTTGTTATATAACGTTATATTACTCTATTGTTAGAGTAACAAACGATCCTCTTTTTCACAAGCAAAGATAAGTACGCATCCGTTGTTAATAAGAAGCCCCGAATCCAAAGGAACCTTCCACCATACAGCTCTTGGCAGCTAATCTGGAGCCTTCCCGCATAGCAGCTTGAATATCACCATCCTTAATCATACTCATTAAAAAGGCAGTAATATAAGAGTCGCCTGCTCCCATCGTATCAACAGCCTCAATAAGCTCAGGGGTCTGATAATAAAAGCTTGCTCCATCATAGGCAATGGATCTGTCTCCCCCGCGTGTTGCCACCAATACTTGGCCTTCTCTTCTGCGTTTAGTCTCAATAAAATTCTGCGTCTCTTCATCCGTCATATGGCTGCAGGAAAAGAAAGCAAAATCCGCATTGCCAATATACCGTTCTACCTGCGCATCCTCGAAGTCATCGGAGAAATCAAAAGAGAGGGGAATTCCCAGTTCATTCAGCTCCGCAAGCAAATGTCCGGTGTGACTATAAAGCCCTGTATGGATGATATCAAACCCGCGGATATATTCTCTGTCGGCTTCACTCAACGCTATTGGATTCAGTCTCGTAACCCCGCCTTCGTTGCTGCCCAGAAATACCCGTTCCCCATTCTCTAAGGTTACCCGTGCACATCCGTTCTCTCCGCTATGATGTCTGCAATGTGAGATATCGATTTCCAGCTGCTGCAGCGTATTTTCCACAAGACGTGCCTCGTCATCATCGCCGAAAACACCGAGGAAAGCCGCGACAGCTCCTTCACCTTTGGCGAAAACACTAAAGTTGAGTGCATTGCCGCCGGGATACATCGTACGCTGATGAACATACTTGTCTACCACATTATCGCCAATACCTAGAGCTTTCATGGTTTTATCCTCCCGATTAGTAGGCTACTTTCCCCATATAACGGCGGGTTTCTAGCGGATGATTTCTCACCTCGGCAAGAGCCTCGCGATAGACACAAATGATACTGTAGAATAATACCGGATTAAAGAATTCCACAACTTCATCAGCAATTGTACCAATTCCCAGCTCTTTAGCATCAATCACTTCGACTTTCTCTGCATACTGATTCAGGAAAGTCCGTGCTCGTTCATCCAGCTCACGGGTGCGCCCTTCATTAATCATTAGGATGAATGGGGTTTCTTTATCCGTCACTTCAAAAGGACCATGGAAGAATTCACCGGAGTGAATCGCCGCAGCATGCAGCCATTGCATTTCCATCAAAGAACAGATTGCAAATCCATAAGCATGTCCGTACGAAGCTCCACTCGTCAAGATATAATAAAGCTCCTCATTACGGTATTTGTTGGCAAACACACGGGCACGTGGAGCGACCTGCTTTTTACCCTGGTTAATAATGCCATCGATGGCTTCCAATCCTTTTTGAAAAGCTTCAACATGCGCATACCCTTCAGCCGCATCTAACAATTGAGTAGCGAGATCCAGAATGATAGCCATCGGGTTATTTTTCACATTGCTATCATCTCCCCATTCATACAAGAAAGAATAATCAGAGTAATTCAGCAGCGCAGCTTCCTTGTTATGGGTTAGGCCAATGGTGTGCGCTCCATGCTGTTTGGCTACTTGCGCCGCAGCTACCGATTCCGGTGTATTTCCGCCATGGGAACAAACGATTACTACCGATTGTGTGCCCAGACGTTTAGGCAATGCATGAACAAACTCATTCGCCGTATAGAGCCCTGCTACCAGTTTCTTCGCTTCACTATCCAAAAAATATTTCGCGGGATACATATCAACCAGTGAACCCCCACAAGCTACAAAATATACCTCTGAAATCCCCTCTGCCACTTTTTCACGGATACTTTGAACAACCTGATTTGTATTCATTTGATTCTCTCCTTTGATATAACGTTATATAACGTATTGTTTACGAGATAAATATAACCGCTTTCAAAAATGCTGTCAACTATTAATTTATTCAGAATTCAACTCCAAAATATCTTCGGCAGCGACGATCTGTAATGCTCTGATTTTTAAAATAAAAAAATCGCATGACCTCAATATTTCATGAGAGTCATGCGATCTTCTGGTCAAGGATGATAATGTTAACAGACTGTTGATATATAGTACATTATTACAGTAATTATTATATAGCTTCCTAAAATGCCACTCTTAGCGTGTTTTTTTCAAACTATTTGTTCTGATGACCCAAAGAATAAATTATATTAGCAATGGATTGCGGACTTTCTCCACCATTGGACTCGAGCCACTGATTAATGACTCCAATAGATCCATAAACCTTGTAAGTGAAAGAATAGTCCCTTAGAAAGGGTTCGTTCCAATTTTGTTCAAGTAAAACTCGTGTTAAAAATTCACTTTTTCCACTCTCTGAAATTAGAAGCTGATACATGGTTTTCTTATCTTGAATGATGTTTAACAGTTTGACCATGGATTCTTCAGATGTGCAAGGACTGCCTCCTTCTTGTAATGCTTCCACCAATTCTTTATTAAATTCATTCTGCATCACTTCAAATAATTCAAAAGGATCTTTGTAGTGCAAATAAAAGGTGCCACGGTTGATATCAGCGTAGTTACATATTTCAGTGACCGTTATTTGAGGTAACTTTTTGGTTTCTAATAAAACCAGGAAGCTCTCTTTAATGAGATTAATCGTATATTTAGTTCTTCTGTTATTCTTGGTTCCAACCATATGCTCCTCCTGTTCTATCCTTTCAACATAATAGATGTAATCTGTTTACTTCATAACATTTACAAAGGTATTGATTATTGTGATTGTTCAGACGTGTAGATTATACTGACAACACGACATTAAATCAACACATGTCAAGGAGATGAACTAACCATGACAATCACTTCAGATAAAACAAACATTCTTATAGTAGGTGCAGGAGCAGTAGGTTTCTCTGTAGGTTACCATCTACATTTATCAGGCACCGATGTTACCTTTCTTGTACGAAAAGGACGAAAAGCAGACTTCGCTCCTCCTCAAAAACTATATTGCTATGACGATGATACATTGAAAGAATTTAGCAACTTTAATGTCATAGAAGATATAGAAGAAATAAAACCTCAGCAGTATCAATTTATTATTATTACATTGGACGGAAATGTGAGCCGTTCACCAGAAGGCGTAGCTACGTTATCCAAATTGGGAGGTGTCGTTCGTAATTCTAAAACTACGGTGATTATGAGTGCGTTTGGAAGCGGGATTCGTGAACATTACATTCAGTATATGAGAATTCCGGAAGACCAGCTGTTAAGAGGAATACTGGGTACGTTAAGTCATCAATCCAAGGCTGATTTGCCTGTGCATGCACCAACAGACCCCAAACTCATTAACCAAGCCATTGTCTGTTACAAACATCCGGCGAACAAGGTCGGTTTCCAGGTCGAGAACAATAATAAATCAGCTGCCAAACAATTTAGCGCACTGTACAATAACTCTGGGGTCTCACGCTGTGGTCAAGTAAGTCCGGCGATGTTCAATATTTACTCAAGTATCGGTTTTCCTGTGTACGCTGCTTGTGATATCGTAGGTTGGCCGAAATTCTCAGTCGTTATTGCAAATAAAGATCTTTGGCAGCTCGCTTGCCGTGCTCAGGGTGAAATAGCATCCCTGCCCAAGCATGGTCTAATCGGTAAGATTATGAGTTTTGTGATGGGGCCACGCATGACAGCAAAAATACATCTCAAAATGGAACAAGATATGCTGCCGCTAGATTATCAAGCATTCAATCGTTTCCATCATGGGGGTAAAGTGAAGGCTCAGGATGTAGAATCTCTACGGAATTCGATTGTAGAGGGAGAACTTCAAGGCCGGCAGATGAAGGCTTTAAAGGAATTATTGCAACGTGTTGAACATAATTAACATCCGCACAAAAAAACAGTATTTCATCAAAGATGAAATACTGTTTCCGCTCCGAACATTCATAATAGCGAATAACATTTTCCTTGTTCAGCTTGGAAGGTTACACTTTCGTCCTTTGCTGCCCGCTGGCTTCGTGCCACCCGTGCTGATATGCAGCATTCGGTCAGCCCGCTCTTCATCTAATTTAATCAGATACAGCAAAGGAGACTTATATTCTTCTACGCAAATTCTGTATTCCTAAGGTTTTCACTATGATGCCGAAGACGGGGGCAAGTACCGCATATTTCGAGCCATTGTTTCAAACATCAGCGACCATCGTCCGGTTTCTTCCCCTGCTCTTGGCCAGGTATAACGCTTGATCCGCCTTCTCCAGCAGCCCCTCCCGCTCCAATGCATGAATAGGATAATGGGCGATTCCTAGAGAGATCGTAACCTGTGTCGGGATTGGCCCCCTGCTTTGTTCCATTGCCCGCCGGACTCTTTCAGCTATGGTGAAGGCTTCCTCGGGTCTAGTGTGGGCTAGCAAGATGATGAACTCTTCACCGCCGTAGCGGTGGCAAACATCGTCTGGACGAAACGAGGTAACTATAACATTGGCTACATGTTTCAGCACTTCGTCGCCGATGAGATGGCCGTAGGTGTCGTTCACGAGTTTGAATTTGTCTACATCCAGCACAATGAGCGAAAACGGTTGTCCTGAGTCAATCCACTGACTCATCGTATACTCTAAGGATCTTCGGTTCATTAAACCGGTCAGAGCATCCGTCGTAGCCTCTTGGGTCAGTTGATCCGTCTGCTTCTGAATATCCGTCACGGCAAGCAACACAGCCTTGGTCAGCAGATCTGCCTCTCGGCTCCATTGCGGCTTCGCTTCTGGCAATTCAATCTTCTCCTTGCCCATCCTGCTCACCAGATTTGCCAGGTACACAAAAGGCCGGGCCAGCTTGCGTGCTACGAGAATGACGCCCATCAGGAGTATAATGAACGGAAACAACGAATACCAGAGAATGGTCCGAAGGTGCCCCATCAGTTGATGATGGATGACACTAATCGGCGAAACGACCACAATTCCCCATCCGTTGGCTGGAACGCTGGAGTATCCGGCAAGCATTTCAACGTCACGGGTGTTACGCACTTGCTGTTCCCCACTCTCCCCATTCATGAGTTTCTGCACAACCTTGTTATTGCTAACATCCTCCCCAATGAGCTGCTTATCCGGGTGGTACAACAGATGCCCGCTTGAATCCACAATATAATAATAGGAGCCAGAATCGTCCACGTTATTATCGCCAAAAATCATAGACAAAATATTGTTCTCCTGCAGATAAAATGTGCCGCTCAAAATACCGCGATATGTACCATTCTTGCTAAAAATCGGCTGACTCATAAAAACGATTAGTCTCTTGGTGGTTTGGGTCATGTAGGGGGAGGATATGTAAGGTTTCTTTAACGCCAGAGCTTCCAAACCGACCTTAGAAGTAATATGGTTTCCTACTGACCCCAAACTAGCCGGTACTACATTGCGGATCAGCCCGTCGGCATCGAGCACGGCGATAGAATTGAAGTAATTGCTACTATTGCGCATCAGTTCCAAATTATCATCCACTTGCTTGGGCGTTAAGGTTTCGTCATCGGAGAGTGTGTCAGCACTGTATTCCAAACTGCTGCGCATGGACTGAAATAAGGAATCCATTGTTTTGGTCATTCGGTCAGCGTTGTAGTAATTCAGATGGAGTGTAGTCTCCATCAATGATTGTTTTTTGGACTCGTAAGAGCCAATCAGAAGAATGCTTGAGGTTAGTAGAACCACCAGCGTAACCAAGCCCGTAAGCAGCGATGTGAGACTGAGCTTTTTACTTTGACGCGGCTCGGCTCTTCTCAGTGTAAGCAAACTTTAACCCTCCTTGGTTCTTGAAAACTAGCTTAATCAATAATACAACAAATTAAGATGTTATTCGACAGTAATCAATGAGCACGGATCTCTCATACCACTGCGCGTACCGTTTGATATACGGCGGTTCATGAAATCTTCCATGCTAAAAACTCCCCTCCAGAGCTTGTGATTAGACAAGCACTGATAAGGAGTATTACCATCCTGAGTACTGTGTGTTTGAATGTGATTCCCAGATATACAGAACCTTAGCTTTTGACGGAAGCTTTACTCAAGAAAAACAAAAAAACCTTGATTTCTCAAGGTTCACTATGATGCCGAGGACGGGAGTCGAACCCGTACGGTACTCACGTACCGCAGGATTTTAAGACATGGGTTTTTATTGATATGATATGGAACTAAACTCAATAACCTAGTCATATCAAGGACTCAACCCGTTCTTATATTGTTCTCATTTGGACTGGTTTCTACTGGTTGACCTAGAGTCTGTCCCCAGTTCGTCCCCAGCCCGTCCCCTGCGATTATTTAACAAAACCTTGTATTATAAAGATAAAAATACCACTTATACTATAACCAGAGTTTTGATCCCTTGCAACAGAAATTAAAATCTGTGCAAGGATTTTTGTTGCTTCTTGGGTTAGTGTCTGGTTAATATCTAATTTGTGTAATTGCATGCCTCACTTCTTTGCTCTCATTAATTTGCATATCTAATAAAAACCTAAATGTAATCTATCAATTACTTGAAACATGCTAAAATATCTTTGGTTACAGAGAAACGCAAAACCCCACCAGTATAATCACTGATGAGGCATATTTTTACAATCGTATCGGTTGGGTGTCTTATGTCTATATTGAGCTAACGTTTCCCGTTAGCGCAACGACTTACTCTGTTGGATTTCGTGTTCCTCAACATAAAGCGGTATCAGAGAAGGCGGATCGTACCTTATCGCGGCCTTTAAACGACAAAATGGTGCCGATAGCCATAGCCCCATAGCCGCAACGAAATAATGAACCTAATCCGACAGTGCCCGCATGATGTTGGATTTCGCCTCTGCCGCAATTGCTTCATTCCCGTCATCGACCGCTTGCATTAAGATCAGTATGGGGATGTATACCGCGATTAGCCGCGCCAGCAGCTTCGTTTCCTCGTCCGCTCCTCCGTACGTTTCGAAAAACACGCCGCGAGCGTAAGGTGGTAAAAAGCTATAAGCAACGCTCAAATCGCAAGCCGGATGGCCTACGCTCAGATCGCCCCAATCAATGATGCCGGAAACGATCCCGTTCTCATTCACAAGCATATTTTTGAAATGAAGATCGCCATGTAGCAGTGCATTCACCGCCTCGACACGGTCCTTTTGCAGCCTGCTAATATACGCTTCGATCACACCGGACTCCTCCGGCGACAAGTGTTCAACCACCTTCGATAGAAAGCCCTCCAATTTCACTTTGCGCGATGCTATGTCCGTCAAGTTTCGATGATCTTGCTGAACTCCGCACTTCAGCGCCGCCTGCACCGGAAACTCATGCAATCTCCGCAAAAATTTCGCCAGCGTCTCTGCCGATAAAGCCCGGCGTTCTTCCGTCAAACCGATTGGGAAATCTCCTAGCACGTAGGCATAGCCAAGAAATGGTGCCGGGTATTCGTCACTTGCTTCGCCATAAAACAACGGTTTCGGATAGGGGATGGTTATATATGCCTCCAGCTTTGGCAGCAGCTTCCCTTCCATACGAATCGAGCCAACTGCAATCGTTCTTCTTGGAAACCGGAACACGTACTCGTCACCGATGAGAAAAACCGTATTGTCCCAGCCCCAGCCCAGTCGCTTCACTTGCTTCGATGACAGCTGAGGGAATTGTCTGCCGATCAGCGTCCGCGCCTGCTCTTCGTTAACCTCCCACTCCGCATCCCATACATTCGTTCCTCCCATGAATTGTCTGCCTCCTCGTTCCTTACGTTATTTAGATGTTTACATTCCCTAAAAGTTACGCATAACTGCCCGTTAGCTTAAATGAAAAAGCAGCCGGTTGTTTGAGCGGCTGCTTACATGTTTTTATTAAATTAACGTTTCCCATTAGCTTAATGATCATTTACTGATTCAGTACACAAGGAGCATTTGAAATTCCCCATATATTAGTTATCAAGTATTTTTTCCATTATCGCATTTCCATCATTGTTCTCAACTTCTTTATATTTTAGTTTTTTATATAGATTGTAGGCTGGTTCATTGAAATTAAATACACTAAGTCTGAGTTTTCTAATTCCTTTATCTTTGGCATCCTGCTCTATCAATTTCATAGTTTCAAATCCATATCCCTTATTTCTGTAATTTTGCTTAACCAAAAAATCACAAATGAATCCTGATGTATTCTCTTTTTCATACCAAATAAAACCAATTTTTTCTAAACTATGATTTATCATTACATATAAATAATTATTTTTTGTTGATAAACCCATCGGAAGTAGTTCATTGAATTCTTTTTCAGCACACTTATAAGCATCTTTATCGCTACTCATTTTAGATTTGATTAAATCTTTTGCATAGTCATTAACAGACCACTCTTTAAATTTTTCAAATTCATTTTCTGTCATATTTCGAATCTTTATCATTTATTAACCCCTATTCATTTAAATTTCTCGTTCGTATTTTTTCACAAACACGAGTTGTATAAAAGAAATTCCACTAAATAATCTTTTGCATAAGGCAACAGGATGTTGCGAATGAATTACTTTAAAAGTTTTTTGGGCCGCTCTTTCAGATAATGTCATATTTACGAACTTCGTAAATAATTCCATATGTAGAGTATTCGCGAATTTATTGAGCCATCCTACCCGAATCTAATTAGCTTTTCGTTCATCCTCAATTCCAAACAGTACAACAGATGCTTGCCCCACTGGATTTAACTCTATTTTTCACACTTCTTCTGTAAGGCTATTCCAAGCTATTTAACTTATTGATGACATTCTGAAGTCCCTATTTTGTTGACTTCTTGAAACAGAAAATTTCAAATTACTACTCCTAGTTTTGAGAGAACCCGATCCATTTCATCAAAATGTTCTTTGTCGCTTG
It contains:
- a CDS encoding MBL fold metallo-hydrolase; translated protein: MNHSELRIHQVRLPLPLRLNHVNSYLIEDEEGWSVIDPGLATEDTLTVWTEVLKNYHLTFGDIKRIIVTHYHPDHYGLAGLFQQWTDAAVYSSMETFEWADRIFHSESIRKSAQFSLKCGVPGSLVNKMSEHHEELFTWVKPIEGAKVILEPEENILLGGKQFQIKLGNGHAEGSIGFLNESSKLFIGGDLLLEKITPNITYDYSTNTNPLQDYFDTLQMLRTLQIQTVLPGHGKVFELAESFIDGVIKHHLERLQEIRSIWRNLNAEELTPYEISTYLFPKVVDPASLNFALGETVAHLRYLQKRNELSIIERDESLYCVLNDVL
- a CDS encoding YfcC family protein, whose protein sequence is METVKRKIKWSLPHSYTLIFLIIVAIAGLTWIVPSGQFDRQEVLVDGSSRTAIIPGTYHTVPKISEQGDLRQGFAQIASAPLEGIINAADVVAFVLIVGGAFGIILQTGAIDRALMALAGRLKSKGILLIPIAMVIFSLGGSTFGMSEEIIPLYAIFIPLMFALGFDSMAAILILFLGTQIGYVGSTVNPFSVLIAQGVAGVQGNPQLWLRFIEWVVFTAISIGFTMWYAQRVKKNPEKSAVFQNDILNRQHFIKENDGIDVSFSNRDKLIIGGFIFTLGLIVWGILSKGWYMTEIGALFFALGIFSGIVTRMSQKEIAENFVKGCGEFIYAAVIIGLARGILVVAENGMIIDTILNGLATMLEGLPNYLFTTIMLVVHNIITFLVPSSSGEAALTMPVLAPLGDLVGVNREAVVTAYQFGNGLTNLISPTGGVLLAGLAIARINFGQWLKVILKLFPILWLVAAIFAAVSSAVGM
- a CDS encoding amidohydrolase — its product is MEAVKHGFADRVLLSNAVFTGIEDGASPAFIALQGERIVAVGIPAEAEEWIGPATFVHHLKDAFIMPGIHDNHVFFTGYMSMHRGVDLTNVATIQEALELLKQEAEKIPSKQNVYAYGWSEECWGELPGQSLLDEAFTEWAVIAINLTKSYCWMNKFAQDKYQFLPDQCSAESRALLLHDMMQDQELVRQEFLDFARMLAKRGVTSIKDIGFDRHSGLLPVLEELEATGELPLRVHFALEPVLQPLDISTGLQYKERYQGEFLRFQGYKLMLDGVVADHTGDMLEPYADMPGVTNLQSVDYEGLEEAFRAADSHGIKCCLTAEGDAAIRKAVDMIEDCNRNRGEQRIRHSISDLEYPHPEDIQRMGENGIFAEVYAQILLLNSSYEDAYMAAVAGKENESRFYNYKSMLEANVPITIGTDLPLFLTSVPDSLYAASFRLFPDGSPPGGWNSEQGMPASEVLKAWTINGARHCGMESTGTLEVGKAADIAVFDRNLLDTAATEIRDARVILTITAGQITYDAARNEG
- a CDS encoding GntR family transcriptional regulator — translated: MLNSEQAEPLYIQLKKAVQSAIANGTFSSGDKIPTEIELSETYNVSRITVRKAIEELVNEGYLTKRQGKGTFVNAQKIGRKIEHVISFTAACKANGVSSHSVVTERTKLKADQETAERLQIQQGEPVLYIQRKRYAGERPLMLENNYYPYDRFSFLMDEKLEGSVYELLRKRYHIDPNQPGETVLQITLADEQQAKLLEIPIGDPLFYMNTIIYDQDSQPVHVGKQYIIGDRYQFTL
- a CDS encoding fructoselysine 6-kinase; translation: MKALGIGDNVVDKYVHQRTMYPGGNALNFSVFAKGEGAVAAFLGVFGDDDEARLVENTLQQLEIDISHCRHHSGENGCARVTLENGERVFLGSNEGGVTRLNPIALSEADREYIRGFDIIHTGLYSHTGHLLAELNELGIPLSFDFSDDFEDAQVERYIGNADFAFFSCSHMTDEETQNFIETKRRREGQVLVATRGGDRSIAYDGASFYYQTPELIEAVDTMGAGDSYITAFLMSMIKDGDIQAAMREGSRLAAKSCMVEGSFGFGASY
- a CDS encoding SIS domain-containing protein, yielding MNTNQVVQSIREKVAEGISEVYFVACGGSLVDMYPAKYFLDSEAKKLVAGLYTANEFVHALPKRLGTQSVVIVCSHGGNTPESVAAAQVAKQHGAHTIGLTHNKEAALLNYSDYSFLYEWGDDSNVKNNPMAIILDLATQLLDAAEGYAHVEAFQKGLEAIDGIINQGKKQVAPRARVFANKYRNEELYYILTSGASYGHAYGFAICSLMEMQWLHAAAIHSGEFFHGPFEVTDKETPFILMINEGRTRELDERARTFLNQYAEKVEVIDAKELGIGTIADEVVEFFNPVLFYSIICVYREALAEVRNHPLETRRYMGKVAY